A genomic segment from Gopherus evgoodei ecotype Sinaloan lineage chromosome 6, rGopEvg1_v1.p, whole genome shotgun sequence encodes:
- the DMRTA1 gene encoding doublesex- and mab-3-related transcription factor A1, translating to MEPGSTPLLPPGLATLPPPAPALPVSPAFLRPPSLFLRAAAAATGGSSPCCPAAGGPERGACSPRTPKCARCRNHGVVSALKGHKRFCRWRDCACAKCALIAERQRVMAAQVALRRQQAQEESEARGLQHLLQQRPPAARGEAALSLAARGRGAAGRAPACGAASAELQPGRREEQVQKYESYFRVLEGPVVLSHPPPLISLPESAEASGSYRVKSSGLEISEKGETAQCPNLEQQLEGVESSGSPSSSDMESGNESEWSKDFATPSSSPPAAASRQKDPLGILTKVFPSHKRSKLESILQFCKGDVVQAIEQILNRKENKQNVKDFANPSRSDLSALQRASNFSLTGLGVGAFGNTSAFSPLQTSSTSFGNATNLYGLNPRLGISPLKLAYSTPGRGLPGFMSPYLTPGLVPALSFHPAMDYSFSGVIKDASYFQSKESVTSSGIYSRLNQENQ from the exons ATGGAGCCGGGCAgcaccccgctgctgcccccgGGGCTGGCCACCCTTCCGCCCCCAGCTCCGGCGCTGCCAGTGTCCCCCGCCTTCCTCCGCCCGCCCAGCCTCTTCTTGCGGGCAGCGGCCGCAGCCACTggcggctccagcccctgctgcccggCGGCTGGGGGCCCGGAGCGCGGCGCCTGCTCGCCGCGAACCCCGAAGTGCGCCCGCTGCCGCAACCACGGCGTCGTGTCCGCGCTCAAGGGCCACAAGCGCTTCTGCCGCTGGCGGGACTGTGCCTGCGCCAAGTGCGCGCTGATCGCCGAGCGCCAGCGGGTCATGGCCGCGCAGGTGGCGCTGCGCCGGCAGCAGGCGCAGGAGGAGAGCGAGGCCCGCGGGCTCCAGCACCTGCTCCAGCAGCGCCCGCCCGCTGCCCGCGGGGAGGCAGCGCTGAGCCTGGCGGCCAGGGGACGCGGAGCTGCCGGGCGGGCGCCGGCGTGCGGGGCCGCGAGCGcggagctccagccgggcagAAGAG aagagcaaGTGCAGAAGTATGAATCGTACTTCAGGGTGTTGGAAGGTCCTGTAGTCCTAtcacatcctcctcccctgatatCTTTGCCTGAGTCAGCAGAAGCTAGTGGAAGCTATAGAGTGAAGTCGTCTGGCCTGGAAATCTCAGAAAAGGGAGAGACTGCTCAGTGTCCTAATCTGGAACAGCAGTTGGAAGGTGTTGAAAGTTCAGGATCCCCTTCTTCTTCAGACATGGAATCAGGAAATGAAAGTGAATGGTCCAAGGATTTTGCTACCCCCAGTTCCAGTCCGCCTGCTGCCGCTTCAAGACAAAAAGACCCACTTGGCATTCTCACCAAAGTCTTTCCTAGTCATAAACGAAGCAAGCTGGAGAGTATCCTGCAGTTCTGCAAAGGAGATGTGGTCCAAGCCATAGAACAGATTTTGAATAGGAAAGAGAATAAACAAAATGTCAAAGACTTTGCAAACCCATCTAGATCTGACCTTAGTGCTTTACAGAGAGCCTCTAATTTTAGCCTCACGGGATTAGGTGTTGGAGCATTTGGCAATACATCAGCTTTCTCCCCTCTTCAAACCAGTTCTACATCATTTGGAAATGCAACAAATCTTTATGGCCTAAACCCTAGACTGGGGATTAGCCCTCTAAAACTGGCTTATTCTACCCCTGGAAGAGGGCTGCCTGGATTTATGTCACCCTACTTAACACCTGGACTGGTTCCAGCTTTGTCTTTTCACCCAGCAATGGACTACTCCTTTTCAGGAGTGATCAAGGATGCTTCTTACTTTCAGAGTAAAGAGTCAGTTACTAGCAGTGGAATTTACTCAAGGCTAAATCAAGAAAACCAGTAG